Proteins encoded in a region of the Macaca mulatta isolate MMU2019108-1 chromosome X, T2T-MMU8v2.0, whole genome shotgun sequence genome:
- the LOC144338722 gene encoding uncharacterized protein LOC144338722 has protein sequence MGNNQSTPLSLLVTNFKDVKAQGHNLSVELKKGKLVTFCHSEWPSFGVGWPSEGTFCLSIITKVKTKIFLPGQSGHPDQIPYILVWQNLVEDPPPWITPFILEPCKVLVTRPTRQRTPCAPSAPVLPGSQDPLTLEPTFPPPYPHLIPQDPVPQGGASVEGNREAEAAESESNLGGPAGRTRGRVQQDQASRLPDSTVALPLREIGSLDDTGLSRLMYWPFSTSDLYNWKSQNARFSDNPKDLTSLLDSVMFTHQPTWDDCQQLLRILFTTEERERIQVEARKLVPGDDGQPTANPDLINAAFPLTRPRWHYNTAEALQKIHQEIWPRLRELYEAGPPPTPHPFQPGD, from the coding sequence atgggcaacaaccagagcacgccgctctcactccttgttaccaattttaaggatgtgaaggctcagGGGCATAACTTAAGCGTAGAGCTAAAGaaaggaaagctagttactttctgccattCGGAatggccctctttcggcgtagggtggccctccgaaggaactttctgtctctctattattactaaggtaaaaactaagattttcctgccagggcagtcaggacatcctgatcaaattccttatattctagtgtggcaaaatcttgtggaagacccaccgccctggataactccattcatccttgagccttgcaaggtcctagtaacgcgacctacaagacaaaggactccctgtgctccctcggcccctgtgctgccaggcagccaggaccccctaacgttagaacccacatttcccccaccatatccgcaccttatcccgcaggacccagtcccccagggtggtgcttccgtagagggaaaccgagaagcggaagcagccgagagcgaaagtaacctgggggggccggccggccgaacacgaggccgcgtacagcaggaccaagcttcccgactccctgactccactgtagccctgcctctcagagaaataggatcgctcgatgataccgggctctcccgtctcatgtattggcctttttccaccagtgatttatacaattggaagtcccaaaatgctcggttctcagataatcccaaagatctaacctcgttgttagacagtgtcatgtttactcaccagccgacctgggatgactgtcaacagctcctccgaatcctgttcacaacggaggagcgggaaagaatacaagttgaggccagaaagctggttccaggagatgacggccagccaactgcaaatcctgacctcattaacgcggcttttcctttgacccggcccagatggcactacaacacggcagaag